One region of Camelina sativa cultivar DH55 chromosome 6, Cs, whole genome shotgun sequence genomic DNA includes:
- the LOC109133315 gene encoding uncharacterized protein LOC109133315, with protein sequence MKQVILVCGVHEFYNVTIKADLMIALKWYMRITGWITRVTGRLCVEVKKKIQTDLNHKDSDDENFTLYGIPPEEEDHKLPMKKRSSSFYIEENKEPVDVSKVDLSSVNLAVGQMYDTKEHLKTRLKILTLVQRFDYYVYKSRPTLLIVKCWVKGCKWRVTAATLRHFPKFEVRVFISAHTCSVTERSMRARQADHHILGELYKDFVGGVGPKMDYWKAYRTLRDAREFVRGSPESGYEQLPTYLYMIKRANHGTFTQLDIDELKDGKYLGTPLTATTQDGNFQIFPIAFAVVDTENDESWEWFFKKLSCVIPDDDSLSIISDRHKSIGKAIKKVYPKSSRGICTYHMYKNILVRFKGRAEFALVKKAANAFRLIDFQTTFDQIEAMNPALHEYLVRVMCVCGLVYISLVIGTTCLQATLQNQ encoded by the exons ATGAAGCAGGTGATTCTCGTTTGTG GGGTTCACGAATTCTACAATGTAACAATCAAAGCAGATTTGATGATTGCATTGAAATGGTATATGAGGATTACAGGCTGGATAACAAG GGTTACAGGTCGACTTTGtgttgaagtgaagaagaaaatacagaCTGATTTGAATCACAAAG attctgatgatgagaaTTTTACCCTGTATGGAATTCCACCAGAAGAAGAGGATCATAAATTGCCaatgaagaaaaggagttcatctttttatattgaagaaaataaggaaCCAGTTGATGTCTCAAAGGTAGACTTGTCTTCTGTTAATTTGGCTGTTGGGCAAATGTATGATACAAAGGAGCACCTAAAAACACGTTTGAAGATACTAACCTTGGTTCAAAGGTTTGATTATTATGTTTACAAATCGAGACCAACCTTATTGATTGTAAAgtgttgggttaaaggatgCAAGTGGAGGGTAACAGCTGCAACATTAAGACACTTTCCAAAGTTTGAGGTGCGTGTGTTTATTTCAGCACATACATGTTCAGTAACAGAGCGCTCTATGCGTGCCCGACAAGCAGATCATCATATTCTAGGAGAGTTGTACAAAGATTTTGTTGGTGGAGTTGGTCCCAAG ATGGATTATTGGAAAGCATATCGAACGTTAAGGGATGCTCGCGAGTTTGTCAGGGGTAGTCCAGAGAGTGGTTATGAGCAGCTTCCTACATATTTGTATATGATAAAAAGGGCAAATCATGGAACTTTTACACAGCTCGATATTGATGAGCTCAAAGAT GGAAAATACTTAGGGACACCACTGACAGCGACAACTCAAGATggcaattttcagatttttccaATTGCTTTCGCCGTGGTTGATACAGAGAATGATGAATCATGGGAATGGTTTTTCAAGAAACTCAGCTGTGTGATACCTGATGATGACAGCCTTTCCATTATTTCTGATAGGCACAAATCAATTGGGAAAGCTATTAAAAAGGTTTATCCGAAGTCTAGTAGGGGAATATGCACATACCATATGTACAAGaatattttggttcggtttaaagGTCGAGCAGAATTTGCTTTGGTTAAAAAGGCGGCAAATGCTTTTAGACTTATCGACTTTCAAACCACATTTGATCAGATAGAAGCCATGAATCCAGCACTACATGAGTACCTCGTAAGGGTGATGTGCGTATGTGGACTCGTGTACATTTCCCTGGTGATAGGTACAACTTGCTTACAAGCaacattgcagaatcaatga
- the LOC104790848 gene encoding UDP-galactose/UDP-glucose transporter 5-like isoform X1, with protein sequence MAELDSVNEAKDKEKKKKLWKAVFAISGIMITLVIYGLLQEKIMRVPYGLKKEYFKHSLFLVFCNRLTTSAVSAGALLASKKVLDPVAPLYKYCLISVTNILTTTCQYEALKYVSFPVQTLAKCAKMIPVMVWGTLIMQKRYRGFDYFVAFLVTLGCSVFILFPAGDVSPYNNGRENTVWGVSLMVGYLGFDGFTSTFQDKLFKGYNMEIHNQIFYTTICSSILSFTGLILQGHLLPAVDFVSRHRDCLFDIALLSTVATASQFFISYTIRTFGALTFAAIMTTRQLVSIMLSCIWFSHPLSWEQCIGSVIVFGSLYAKNLVKKRSEKPQAAQDPPPDEEAQPLKGNP encoded by the exons ATGGCAGAGCTTGATTCTGTAAACGAAGCCAaggacaaggagaagaagaagaagttatggAAAGCTGTTTTCGCTATCTCTGGTATTATGATAACTCTCGTCATCTATGGTCTTCttcag gaaaagatcatgagAGTGCCTTATGGATTGAAAAAAGAGTACTTTAAAcactctttgtttcttgtcttttgtaATCGGCTCACTACATCAGCTGTTTCTGCTGGTGCTTTACTG gCGAGCAAGAAAGTTTTGGATCCTGTAGCTCCGCTTTATAAATATTGTCTCATTTCAGTAACTAACATCTTAACCACAACATGTCAGTATGAGGCCCTCAAGTATGTGAGTTTCCCTGTACAAACTCTGGCTAAATGTGCCAAGATGATACCTGTAATG GTCTGGGGAACTCTCATCATGCAGAAAAGGTACAGAGGATTTGACTATTTTGTGGCTTTCCTCGTGACCCTTGGGTGCTCGGTGTTTATTCTCTTTCCG GCAGGAGATGTTAGTCCGTACAACAATGGAAGAGAAAACACTGTCTGGGGTGTATCCCTTATGGTTGGTTATCTTGG GTTTGATGGCTTTACAAGCACATTCCAAGACAAACTCTTCAAAGGTTATAATATGGAAATACATAACCAGATATTCTACACAACAATTTGTTCATCCATTCTCAGTTTCACTG GCCTTATACTGCAAGGGCATTTACTCCCAGCTGTGGACTTTGTTTCTCGGCATAGAGATTGTCTATTTGACATTGCTTTGCTTTCCACC GTGGCAACAGCCAGccaatttttcatttcttacaCTATTAGGACATTTGGTGCTCTAACGTTTGCTGCCATAATGACTACAAGACAG cttgtTAGCATCATGCTCTCCTGCATCTGGTTCTCACATCCGCTTAGCTGGGAGCAGTGTATTGGATCT GTAATTGTTTTTGGATCTCTATATGCTAAAAACTTGGTGAAGAAGAGATCAGAAAAGCCGCAGGCAGCTCAAGATCCTCCACCGGACGAAGAGGCTCAACCTCTGAAGGGAAACCCTTAA
- the LOC104698901 gene encoding uncharacterized protein LOC104698901: MVELVKDGYYESLPFTSGGYTWTFKIYPNGNTKEGVLPGWVSVYIKIDNSIFITNPQDVYADIKFFVYDGFNRFYSIHQESEPVRFHSLKTEWGMPYFLSTACFVEGSSVFIYDGGECKFGIDIFVDQSYQREVFSYDENVTNPIFTWNLTNFSTLYNYSYTSNTFSSGNRNWVLKVYPKGYGVGKDKYLSLFLLSENKEINYMKATLRVLNQITSQNMAKQVEGWPNAVENGWGFQEFITLADLQDKSKGFVVNDILQVQVEIMAFSKHTPIKLTRVYGEPKNNIPISPTSLLFMCPK, from the exons ATGGTGGAGCTGGTCAAGGATGGATATTACGAGTCCCTTCCTTTCACTTCCGGTGGATATACGTG GACGTTTAAAATCTACCCGAACGGAAACACGAAGGAAGGAGTACTGCCAGGATGGGTTTCGGTTTATATAAAAATCGATAACTCGATCTTCATCACCAACCCACAAGATGTGTATGCAGATATCAAGTTCTTCGTCTACGACGGTTTCAATCGTTTCTACTCTATACACCAAG AAAGTGAGCCAGTAAGGTTTCATAGTTTAAAAACGGAGTGGGGAATGCCGTACTTTCTGTCCACGGCATGTTTCGTCGAGGGATCGTCGGTATTTATTTACGACGGAGGGGAATGTAAGTTTGGAATAGATATCTTTGTTGATCAAAGTTACCAGAGGGAAGTTTTCTCTTATGATGAAAACGTCACCAACCCCATTTTCACTTGGAACCTCACCAATTTCTCTACCCTCTATAATTACTCTTACACATCCAATACGTTTTCTTCTGGAAACAGAAACTG ggttttgaaagttTATCCAAAGGGATATGGTGTTGGAAAGGATAAATATCTGTCACTCTTCCTGTTGAGTGAGAATAAAGAAATCAATTACATGAAAGCCACGCTACGAGTTCTAAACCAAATCACATCCCAGAATATGGCGAAGCAAG TTGAGGGATGGCCCAATGCAGTAGAAAATGGATGGGGTTTCCAGGAGTTCATAACTCTTGCAGATCTTCAAGATAAATCCAAAGGTTTTGTTGTGAACGATATACTTCAAGTTCAAGTCGAGATCATGGCCTTCTCTAAACACACTCCAATTAAATTAACTAGGGTCTATGGTGAGCCCAAAAACAACATCCCTATATCCCCTAcctctcttttgtttatgtgtCCAAAATAA
- the LOC104698899 gene encoding uncharacterized protein LOC104698899, with protein sequence MVALVNDGYYESLPFTSGGYTWTFKIYPNGNKKEVGGPGWVSVYTKIDTSIFVTHPQDVYADIKFFVFDGVNRFYSTHQESEPVRFDKVKSEWGMPKFLSTACFDKGRSGFIYNEGKCEFGIDILVDQRYQRELFSYVENVTKPIFTWNITNFSTLYHHSYTSNTFSSGDRNWVLKVYPNGYGVGKDRYLSLYLLSENKEINCVKATLRVLNQITSGNVAKQVEGWPNAAENGWGFQEFIALADLHDKPKGFVVNDLLQVQVEITAFHTRTSST encoded by the exons ATGGTGGCCCTGGTCAATGATGGATATTATGAGTCCCTTCCTTTCACTTCCGGTGGATATACTTG gaCGTTCAAAATCTACCCAAACGGAAACAAGAAGGAAGTAGGAGGGCCAGGATGGGTTTCGGTTTACACAAAAATCGATACCTCAATCTTCGTCACCCACCCACAAGATGTGTATGCAGATATCAAGTTCTTCGTCTTCGACGGTGTCAATCGTTTCTACTCTACACACCAAG AAAGTGAGCCTGTAAGGTTTGACAAAGTAAAATCGGAGTGGGGAATGCCGAAATTTCTGTCCACGGCATGTTTCGACAAGGGACGGTCGGGATTTATTTACAACGAAGGGAAATGTGAGTTTGGAATAGATATCTTAGTTGATCAACGCTACCAGAGGGAACTTTTCTCTTATGTCGAAAACGTCACCAAACCCATTTTCACGTGGAACATCACCAATTTCTCTACCCTCTATCATCATTCTTACACATCCAATACGTTTTCTTCTGGAGACAGAAACTG ggttttgaaaGTGTATCCAAATGGATATGGTGTTGGAAAGGATAGATATTTGTCACTCTACCTGTTGAGTGAGAATAAAGAAATCAATTGCGTTAAAGCCACGCTACGAGTTCTAAACCAAATTACATCCGGTAATGTGGCGAAGCAAG TTGAGGGATGGCCTAATGCAGCAGAAAATGGATGGGGTTTCCAGGAGTTTATAGCTCTTGCAGATCTTCATGATAAACCCAAAGGTTTTGTTGTGAACGATTTGCTTCAAGTTCAAGTCGAGATCACGGCCTTCCATACACGGACTTCATCTACCTAG
- the LOC104698900 gene encoding uncharacterized protein LOC104698900 produces the protein MNHNCFVSKIGILREGLGVDVWDKLKDSSLGVFIKFAELEYTWAAQRVHFLLTHQLRINNIHEVWSLIDNRPIRFSLNEFAEITRLNCDAFDLLENFDVDHHDFWKEMKIPTTLDGPMWSELVKVIDSSKTWHLDKRMMVGRLCLLSVCVHGIHHTSRIPLATAKRVLDPVAFEKHQWGWVACSSLVNSMKMVDYHRDSYTIHGCVHALLIWLYESVTGIGESYGVRRIETTGVPLLDWRSSRKRINFTNFIQNEKKLHGQVRVRHMVHVSEENMYPLWSDTDEHTDLHLDELLKDLIHNRLSLDAWSCVKTVGISSKKKKRSAEADKVNDNRGCNPKKKRLTDSDPKCEQGENVTNMEDGKDDKSISLDIWRAIEKMNETISDLGKTLNSRIDALESKFETFVEKKMTVFKEEMGERIKALEKERKEPKDADVRNDATSHTINDDEGTSKTPSWIVEMKQTSQDEFPVQRVVRKESVKKAKLKIASNSEDTWSNKEDQLVYKKLEVTLNLLGEALTKLDGPGPSETSRRVPQLAESQKYPYLGNSTVKRIITEGDNVLGDHLKPVDDEKHQRLLDFLSLDKYTSTTLNSL, from the exons ATGAACCACAATTGTTTTGTGTccaaaattggaattttgagaGAAGGATTAGGGGTGGACGTGTGGGATAAACTCAAGGACTCATCTCTTGGAGTGTTTATAAAGTTTGCTGAATTGGAATACACCTGGGCTGCGCAGAGAGTTCACTTTCTACTCACACATCAGCTGAGAATCAACAACATTCATGAGGTTTGGTCTTTGATCGATAATAGGCCaattagattttctttaaatgagtTTGCAGAGATAACAAGGTTAAATTGTGATGCATTTGACCTTTTAGAGAACTTTGATGTTGATCACCATGATTTctggaaagaaatgaaaataccaACAACCCTTGATGGTCCTATGTGGAGTGAGTTGGTAAAGGTTATTGATTCTAGCAAAACATGGCATCTTGATAAGAGGATGATGGTTGGTAGGTTATGTTTGTTGTCAGTATGCGTACATGGAATTCATCATACATCTAGAATCCCGTTGGCAACCGCTAAGAGAGTTTTAGATCCAGTTGCTTTTGAAAAACATCAATGGGGTTGGGTTGCTTGTAGTAGTCTAGTGAATTCTATGAAGATGGTTGACTATCACAGAGATTCATACACCATACACGGGTGTGTTCATGCTTTGTTAATTTGGTTGTATGAGAGTGTTACTGGAATAGGAGAAAGTTATGGGGTTAGAAGGATAGAAACCACTGGTGTTCCACTTCTTGATTGGCGATCATCTCGAAAAcgtatcaacttcacaaacttCATCCAAAACGAGAAGAAGTTGCATGGACAG GTTCGTGTTAGGCATATGGTTCATGTTTCAGAGGAAAACATGTATCCTCTATGGTCTGACACAGATGAGCATACGGATCTACACCTAGACGAGCTACTTAAAGATCTCATTCATAACCGTTTGTCTCTAGATGCTTGGAGTTGTGTCAAAACAGTTGGTATAagttcaaaaaagaagaaaagaagtgcTGAAGCTGATAAGGTGAATGACAACAGAGGGTGCAAtcctaagaaaaaaagattgacaGATAGTGATCCTAAATGTGAACAAGGAGAAAATGTAACCAACATGGAG GATGGTAAGGATGACAAGTCAATTTCTTTGGATATTTGGAGGGCGATTGAGAAAATGAATGAGACTATTTCTGACTTGGGCAAAACACTCAACAGTCGAATAGATGCTTTGGAGAGTAAATTTGAAACattcgttgaaaaaaaaatgacggtGTTCAAAGAGGAGATGGGTGAGAGGATTAAAGcattggagaaagaaagaaaagagccTAAAGACGCTGATGTACGGAATGATGCCACTTCGCACACCATTAACGATGATGAGGGAACAAGTAAAACACCT TCATGGATTGTTGAGATGAAGCAGACATCACAAGATGAATTTCCAGTTCAAAGGGTGGTGAGGAAGGAATCTGTGAAG AAAGCTAAATTGAAAATAGCTTCCAATTCTGAAGATACATGGTCCAACAAGGAGGATCAGTTGGTATATAAAAAACTTGAGGTGACATTAAACCTCCTTGGAGAGGCTTTGACGAAGTTGGATGGACCTGGACCTTCGGAGACTTCTAGACGCGTGCCCCAGTTGGCAGAATCGCAGAAGTATCCTTACCTTGGTAACTCGACAGTCAAGCGGATCATTACAGAGGGTGATAATGTGTTAGGCGATCATCTTAAGCCTGTAGATGATGAGAAACATCAGAGACTTCTGGATTTTCTCAGCCTTGATAAGTATACATCAACAACTCTGAATAGTTTATAA
- the LOC104790847 gene encoding mitogen-activated protein kinase kinase 9-like — translation MSNSTSSDRLGQWDEDSNRPHKKRKYSQTRSETNVIEDDADSSSKRNRSILRKPKSESWVVARCLGSDSNASVYLALRTTEEGEDDLPSRMAIKSNEISESAYLMIEEKFLIRLESPYIVSCYGHEITEDRKMENKKYFNTILEYCPGQTLEKHIKSHREGLRIDDVKRLASDILLGLKRIHGEEIIHRDIKPKNILLTSVNRAFATYGYSKDKAMISGLGNALEKKRIDDGESWNHRSGTARFMSPELIGDKVLDYGADVWAFGCTVLEMLTGERVWGEYDELDWESWVTVIGKSGLVPTIPDYLSDEAKDFLTKCLERDPAKRWSVDSLISHEFFYDEGEAEIEAYEANLNAVAAFQQQEEEEEEEEEVEEEVEEEEEEEEEEEEEEEEEEAIEIDEEYPNEDSEEEDEFEIFL, via the coding sequence ATGTCGAATTCAACATCTTCTGATCGATTAGGTCAGTGGGACGAAGACTCGAACCGTCCCCACAAGAAGCGGAAGTATTCACAAACCAGATCAGAGACGAACGTGATAGAGGATGATGCAGATTCGTCGAGCAAGAGGAACCGTTCAATCCTAAGAAAGCCAAAGAGCGAGTCGTGGGTGGTGGCTCGTTGTCTCGGAAGCGACTCAAACGCCTCTGTTTACTTAGCCTTAAGAACGACCGAAGAAGGCGAAGACGATCTTCCTTCCAGGATGGCCATCAAGTCTAACGAGATCTCAGAATCAGCATATCTCATGATCGAGGAGAAGTTCTTAATCCGTCTCGAAAGCCCATACATCGTGTCTTGCTACGGCCACGAGATAACAGAGGATAGGAAGATGGAGAATAAGAAGTACTTCAACACCATACTCGAGTACTGCCCTGGCCAAACCCTTGAGAAGCATATCAAAAGCCACAGAGAAGGGTTACGAATTGATGATGTGAAGAGATTAGCTAGCGATATCTTGCTTGGTCTCAAGCGTATACACGGAGAAGAGATCATTCACCGCGACATCAAACCAAAGAACATCTTACTCACGTCTGTGAACAGAGCATTTGCCACGTATGGGTATAGCAAGGACAAGGCTATGATCTCTGGTTTGGGAAACGCGTTGGAGAAAAAGCGGATTGATGATGGTGAAAGCTGGAATCACAGGAGTGGTACCGCGAGGTTTATGTCACCGGAGCTTATAGGGGACAAGGTTTTGGACTATGGTGCGGATGTGTGGGCTTTTGGTTGTACTGTGCTTGAGATGTTGACTGGAGAACGGGTTTGGGGAGAGTATGATGAGCTTGATTGGGAAAGTTGGGTTACTGTCATTGGTAAAAGTGGTCTGGTTCCAACTATCCCTGATTACTTGTCTGATGAGGCTAAGGACTTTCTTACAAAGTGTTTGGAGAGAGACCCTGCTAAAAGGTGGTCTGTTGATAGTTTGATAAGTCATGAGTTCTTTTATGATGAAGGAGAAGCAGAGATAGAAGCATATGAAGCAAATCTAAATGCTGTAGCGGCgtttcaacaacaagaagaggaagaagaagaagaagaagaagtagaagaggaagtagaagaagaagaagaagaagaagaagaagaagaagaagaagaagaagaagaagaagcaattgaAATAGATGAAGAATACCCTAACGAAgattcggaagaagaagatgaatttgagatttttctgTGA
- the LOC104790848 gene encoding UDP-galactose/UDP-glucose transporter 5-like isoform X2, whose translation MAELDSVNEAKDKEKKKKLWKAVFAISGIMITLVIYGLLQEKIMRVPYGLKKEYFKHSLFLVFCNRLTTSAVSAGALLASKKVLDPVAPLYKYCLISVTNILTTTCQYEALKYVSFPVQTLAKCAKMIPVMVWGTLIMQKRYRGFDYFVAFLVTLGCSVFILFPAGDVSPYNNGRENTVWGVSLMVGYLGFDGFTSTFQDKLFKGYNMEIHNQIFYTTICSSILSFTGLILQGHLLPAVDFVSRHRDCLFDIALLSTR comes from the exons ATGGCAGAGCTTGATTCTGTAAACGAAGCCAaggacaaggagaagaagaagaagttatggAAAGCTGTTTTCGCTATCTCTGGTATTATGATAACTCTCGTCATCTATGGTCTTCttcag gaaaagatcatgagAGTGCCTTATGGATTGAAAAAAGAGTACTTTAAAcactctttgtttcttgtcttttgtaATCGGCTCACTACATCAGCTGTTTCTGCTGGTGCTTTACTG gCGAGCAAGAAAGTTTTGGATCCTGTAGCTCCGCTTTATAAATATTGTCTCATTTCAGTAACTAACATCTTAACCACAACATGTCAGTATGAGGCCCTCAAGTATGTGAGTTTCCCTGTACAAACTCTGGCTAAATGTGCCAAGATGATACCTGTAATG GTCTGGGGAACTCTCATCATGCAGAAAAGGTACAGAGGATTTGACTATTTTGTGGCTTTCCTCGTGACCCTTGGGTGCTCGGTGTTTATTCTCTTTCCG GCAGGAGATGTTAGTCCGTACAACAATGGAAGAGAAAACACTGTCTGGGGTGTATCCCTTATGGTTGGTTATCTTGG GTTTGATGGCTTTACAAGCACATTCCAAGACAAACTCTTCAAAGGTTATAATATGGAAATACATAACCAGATATTCTACACAACAATTTGTTCATCCATTCTCAGTTTCACTG GCCTTATACTGCAAGGGCATTTACTCCCAGCTGTGGACTTTGTTTCTCGGCATAGAGATTGTCTATTTGACATTGCTTTGCTTTCCACC AGATGA